From the genome of Mycobacterium kansasii ATCC 12478:
TTGGCCGAACACCATCCCAAGACACTTGTGTGCGCCGCCGCCGAAGGGTGTGAACGCGTAGCGGTGTCGTTTGTGCTCGTTGCGTGGCTCGGTGAATCGCTCCGGGTCGAATGTCATTGGCTCGGTCCAGAATTCAGGCAAGCGGTGATTCAAGCCGGGAAACGCGATGACGTTGGTGCCCTTGGGCAGGTAGTAGCCCAGCAATTCGGCATCGCGAACGGTCTGCCGCATCGCCCACTGGACCGGCGTCACCAACCGGATCGACTCGTTCATCACCAGGTCGAGCGATTCCAACTTCTCCAGCGATTCGATGTCCAGCGGCCCGTCGCCGAGACGGTCGGATTCGTCGCGGCAGCGCTGCTGCCACTCCGGGTGGGCGGCCAGGTGATAGGCCATCGTCGTGGCCGTCGACGTCGACGTGTCGTGGGCGGCCATCATCAAGAAGATCATGTGGTTGACGATGTCCTGGTCGGAGAACCGGTTGCCGTCCTCGTCCTCGGTCTGGCACAACACCGTCAACAGGTCGTTGCCTTCTTTGCCACGGCGTTCCTGGACCCGCTCCGCGAAATAGTGCTCGAGCAGTTGGCGAGCCTTGAGCCCCCGCCACCAGGTAAATGGTGGCACGCTGGTGCGGATGATGGCGTTGCCGGCGCGGGTGGTGGTGGTGAACGCCTTGTTCACCTGGGTCACCAGTTCCCGGTCGGTGCCCGGCTCGTGGCCCATGAACACCATCGAGGCGATGTTGAGGGTGAGTTCCTTCATCGCCGGATAGAGAAGGAAGCGCGCATCGTTGATCACCCAATCCTCAGCGATCACCTTCGACACCACGTGGTCCATGTGCTCGACGTAACCGACCAGCCGGGACCGGACGAACGCCTCCTGCATGATCCGCCGGTGAAACATGTGCTCCTCGAAATCGAGCAGCATCAGCCCGCGCCGGAAGAACGGGCCGATCACCGGGACCCAGCCCTGCTGCGAGTAGTCTTTGTTGCGGTTGGAATAGATGACTTGAGCGGCGTCCGGGCCCAGCGCCGCGACGAACGGCAAGACCGGTGAGTCCCCGTAGATGACGGGCCCCTTGGTGTTGTACAGGAACATCAGATAGTCGGGTCCGCCGCGCAGCATTTCGATCATGTGCCCGATGATCGGCAGCCCCGCGTCACCCACGACCGGCTTGAGCCCGCTGCCCGGCGGCGGGTCGGCCAGCCTCTTCTCCGGAAATTGCGTGTTCAGCAGCCAACGCTCCACCAGGCCCATGCCGGGAAAGTTGTTGAACGACGGGGTCAGCCGGCGCTGGGCTTGGTCAAGGAGATATGCCGGGGTGCTGATCGTCGCCCTGCTCGTGGCCATGACGCTCCTTACCGGTTGTGGCGGCCATCACTACCTAGATCCATCCTTGGAACGAACTTGACGGCTGTCAAGTTTTCTTTTCGCGCGGCTTGGTGCATGGTCAGCATGTGAGTGAGCACGCCCCCGACCAGCAGGCTGTCCCGGCATTGCGGCGCCGTGGCGACAAGCATCGGCAGGCAATCCTGCAGGCGGTGCGGGAACTGCTGCAGGAGCGGCCGTTCGCGGAGCTTTCGGTGAGCACCATCAGCAACCGGGCCGGGGTAGCGCGCTCCGGGTTCTACTTCTACTTCGACTCCAAGTACGCCGTGCTGGCCCAGATATTGGCGGAGGCAGCCGAGGAACTCGAAGAACTCACCCATTACTTCGCCCCACGCCAGCCGGGTGAGTCGCCGCAGCAGTTCGCCAAGCGGATGGTCGGCAGCGCCGCCGTTGTCTACGCGCACAACGATCCGGTGATCGTGGCCTGTAATGCGGCGCGCCACACCGACATTGAGATCCGCGAGATCCTCGAGCAACAGTTCGACGTGGTGCTGCGCGAGATCGTCGGCGTCGTCGAGGCTGAAATGAGAGCCGGCACCGCCAACCCGATCAGCGACGACCTGCCGACATTGATTCGTACCCTGGCGGGCACCACCGCGCTCGTGCTGACCGGCGACCCGCTGCTGGTCGGCCGCGACAGCGACCCCGACCGCCGGGTGCGGGTGCTCGAACAGATGTGGCTCAACGCGCTTTGGGGCGGTGCCCCCGAGGCCTGAGCCGCCGGTATCGTCACCGCCATGGCGCAACCGCGGTATTACGCAGGGAAACGGTGCCTGGTCACCGGTGCGGCTAGCGGCATCGGCCGTGCAACCGCATTGCGGCTCGCGGCGCAGGGTGCCGAACTCTATCTGACCGACCGCGACGCGGACGGCTTGGGGCGGACCGTGTCCGATGCGTGTGCGCTCGGCGCGCAAGTGCCCGAGCATCGGGTGCTCGACATCTCCGACTATGCCCAGGTGGCCGCGTTCGCGGCGGACGTCCATGCCAGCCACCGCAGTATGGACGTCGTGCTCAACATCGCCGGCGTCTCCGCGTGGGGGACTGTCGACCGGCTGACCCACGACCAGTGGAGCAGGATGGTCGCGATAAACCTGATGGGTCCCATCCACGTGATCGAGACATTCGTTCCGGCGATGGTCGCAGCCGGCCGGGGCGGACATCTGGTCAACGTGTCCTCGGCCGCCGGGCTGGTCGCGCTGCCCTGGCATGCGGCTTACAGCGCGAGCAAGTACGGCCTACGCGGGCTTTCGGAGGTGCTGCGCTTCGATCTCGCACGGCATCGCATCGGGGTGTCGGTCGTGGTGCCGGGCGCGGTGCGGACACCGCTGGTCAACACGGTCGAGATCGTCGGCGTCGATCGCGACGATCCACAGGTCAAGCGTTGGGTCGACCGCTTCACCGGCCACGCCATCTCGCCCGAAAGGGCTGCCGAAAAGATCCTGGCCGGGGTGGCGAAGAACCGGTACCTGATCTACACGTCGCCGGACATCCGCGCGCTGTACGCATTCAAGCGGCTGGCGTGGTGGCCCTACAGCGTGGCGATGCGCCAGGTCAACGCCATCTTTACCCGCGCGATGCGGCCCGGTCCATCGCAGCGCTGACCTGGTTACTGGCCGGTGCCGCTGAGCAAGAAGCCGGCGAGTCTGCTGCCGACGTTTCCGATGCCGGAGAGCAGCGCGCCGGTCAATCCTGCGGTACTGGTGTTGTACCAGCCGGTGACGATATTGCCGATGTTGCCCATGCCCGACGTTAGTTGGCCGATGTTTTCGAATCCGGAGAGGAAGCGCCCGCCCTCGTTGGAGAACCCGGAAATGAATTGACCCGCGTTGAAGAATCCCGAACCGGCGCCCGGGCCGCTGTTGAAGAAGCCCGACGTTGGATTAATGGTGGAGTTGCCGACGCCTGGCGCTGCGGGAATGTGGAGGATGGGGACTGAGATGGGGCCCACGTTGTTGATGATTTCAATGTGCATCCTGCTGAATGGTATGCCGCCTACGTTTCCTACGTTGAACCCCGTCAAGTCGAAACGGTTAATAACAATTTTGGGTATTTCGACGGTGATTGACTCGCCGTCGCCCAGCGGAATGGTCACATTCGGAATAGGGCTCGGTAAATCGATGAATAGATTGAGGTCGATCGGGACATCCATGCTGAACGGCTGGACTGCGATGCCGTCTATAAAGCCGGTGACGGGTATTGCCAGATCGACATTAACGCCTATGTTCAACGGGATTCCAGGCATGGTGATGCCAAAGTCGAAGCCGAATTGTCCCCGGTCGTCGGCGCGCCAGAAATAGCCGTTGTTGCGGTTTCCAGAGTTGAACGCGCCGGTGTTCAGATTGCCATTATTGTAGTAGCCAGTATTGCCACTTCCGGTGTTGAAATCACCAGTGTTAAGCCCGCCGGTGTTGAGATTACCCGTATTGGTGCTGCCCGCGTTGGACAGGCCGGTGTTCAAACTGCCGGAGTTGAACAGGCCGGTGTTGAACGAGCCGGTGTTGCCGATGCCGGTGTTGGCGGTGCTGGTATTACCGATGCCGGTGTTGTAGCTGCCCGTGTTGCCGATGCCGAAGTTGCCCTCGCCGGAGTTGAAGAAGCCGGTGTTGCCGTCGCCGGAGTTGAACAGCCCGGTATTGTTTGTCCCCGAATTCAGTCCACCAAAGCCGAACAGGTTGCTGCCGGTGAACCCGACACCCGAGTTTCCGTTTCCGGTATTGGCCAAGCCGATGTTTCCGCTGCCGGTGTTGCCAAAGCCGATATTGTAGTCCCCGGTGTTGCCGAAGCCGATGTTACCGACGCCGGTATTGCCGAAACCCAGATTGAAATCGCCCAGGTTGCCGAAACCAAAGTTGTTGTCTCCGAAGTTGGCGAAACCAAAGTTTGCGCTGCCATGATTTGCATCGCCGATGTTGAAGCCACCGATGTTTCCGTTGCCCAGGTTGAAGCTACCAAGGTTCGCGCTGCCGAAGTTAAGGCCTCCTCCGTTGGCGGAGCCCAAGTTGAACGTCGATGCGCCACTGCTGTTGTGGAAAATGCCCGAAAGGCGGCTGCCGACATTGCCCAATCCCGAATTCAACGCCCGGAATTCGAGGTCGAGATTGCTGGTGTTCTCGAAACCCGAGATGGAGTTGCCGAAGTTGTGGATACCGGATTGCAGCAGGCCGGCGTTCAGCAGGCCTGAACTGCCTAGGTTGCGGGTGAAGTTGAAGAAGCCCGAGGTGTCGGGTCCGAAGTTGCCGAAGCCCGAAGTGCCCCCTCGGCCACTATTGAAAAAGCCTGACGAGGGAGCGTCGGTCGAGTTTCCGAAACCCGGCGTCGCCGGAATATTGATGATCGGTATGTTGATGGGGCCGACACCCCCGGCAACAGAAACGCCTAGCCTCGTTTCCGGGCTTCCTACAGTAATCGAGATGAACGGACCCGTTACTCTGATGGGCGGCATTTGTATTGGCCCGACAGTGCCGCTCAGAGCGGGGAAGTCTAACGGGATTGCGGGAATCTTGAACGGTGCCAGCACGATTTCGGTGGTGCGACCCTCGACAGGAATATGCAGTGGAACACTCAACGGTAGATTTATCGGAATTTCTGGAATCGTCATGGTGTAGGAGAACCCGGCATTCCCTGCGCCGTCGCCCCGGCCGAAAAAGCCGTTGTTCATGTCGCCGATGTTGAAGGCGCCGGTGTTGAGATCGCCGGTGTTGGCCCAGCCGGTGTTGATGTTGCCGGTGTTGTAGGACCCCGTGTTGGTGTCGCCCGGGTTGAAGTCGCCCGTGTTGAAATTTCCCACGTTGTAGTTCCCGGTGTTGTAGTTACCGACGTTGCCGATGCCGGTGTTGACGATGCCGGCATTGTAGAAACCAGTGTTAGCCCTACCGGAATTACCGAAGCCCGTATTGAACGAACCCGAATTACCCAGGCCGAAGTTTCCGGTCCCGGAGTTTCCGAAACCGGTGTTGTCGCTACCCGAGTTGAACAGCCCGGTGTTCCCGGTGCCGGAGTTGAGCCCGCCAAAGCCCAGCTGGTTGCTGCCGCCCAGCCCGATCCCGATGTTGTTGTCCCCCCCGAGGCCGCCGTTTCCGAAGCCGACGTTCCCGTTGCCGGTGTTGCCGATTCCGATGTTGCCGCTGCCGGTGTTGCCGAAGCCGATGTTGAAGCTGCCGG
Proteins encoded in this window:
- a CDS encoding cytochrome P450, translating into MATSRATISTPAYLLDQAQRRLTPSFNNFPGMGLVERWLLNTQFPEKRLADPPPGSGLKPVVGDAGLPIIGHMIEMLRGGPDYLMFLYNTKGPVIYGDSPVLPFVAALGPDAAQVIYSNRNKDYSQQGWVPVIGPFFRRGLMLLDFEEHMFHRRIMQEAFVRSRLVGYVEHMDHVVSKVIAEDWVINDARFLLYPAMKELTLNIASMVFMGHEPGTDRELVTQVNKAFTTTTRAGNAIIRTSVPPFTWWRGLKARQLLEHYFAERVQERRGKEGNDLLTVLCQTEDEDGNRFSDQDIVNHMIFLMMAAHDTSTSTATTMAYHLAAHPEWQQRCRDESDRLGDGPLDIESLEKLESLDLVMNESIRLVTPVQWAMRQTVRDAELLGYYLPKGTNVIAFPGLNHRLPEFWTEPMTFDPERFTEPRNEHKRHRYAFTPFGGGAHKCLGMVFGQLEIKTILHRLLRRYRLELPRPDYHASWDYGGMPVPKDGMPIVLRPL
- a CDS encoding TetR/AcrR family transcriptional regulator, with the translated sequence MSEHAPDQQAVPALRRRGDKHRQAILQAVRELLQERPFAELSVSTISNRAGVARSGFYFYFDSKYAVLAQILAEAAEELEELTHYFAPRQPGESPQQFAKRMVGSAAVVYAHNDPVIVACNAARHTDIEIREILEQQFDVVLREIVGVVEAEMRAGTANPISDDLPTLIRTLAGTTALVLTGDPLLVGRDSDPDRRVRVLEQMWLNALWGGAPEA
- a CDS encoding SDR family oxidoreductase → MAQPRYYAGKRCLVTGAASGIGRATALRLAAQGAELYLTDRDADGLGRTVSDACALGAQVPEHRVLDISDYAQVAAFAADVHASHRSMDVVLNIAGVSAWGTVDRLTHDQWSRMVAINLMGPIHVIETFVPAMVAAGRGGHLVNVSSAAGLVALPWHAAYSASKYGLRGLSEVLRFDLARHRIGVSVVVPGAVRTPLVNTVEIVGVDRDDPQVKRWVDRFTGHAISPERAAEKILAGVAKNRYLIYTSPDIRALYAFKRLAWWPYSVAMRQVNAIFTRAMRPGPSQR
- a CDS encoding PPE family protein, with protein sequence MDFSVSPPEINSARMFAGAGSGPMLQAATAWDALANELRTAAASVGSVTTGIALGSWQGPAAAAMAAAAAPYLGWLQTAAAQAEQAAAQASTAVSAFEAALAAIVHPGCIAANRSRLLSLVVSNLLGQNAPAIASAEANYEQMWAQDVAAMFGYHSGASGVAAALTPFTRPLQSLAGQVSRLGGAVAGVASPASAGVAAAAATEPSGLLPSGVSSIFNIGFANLGGLSFGNANLGDLNQGNGNVGNLNFGSGNLGSFNLGSGNLGSFNVGLGNLGSNNFGFGNTGSFNIGFGNTGSGNIGIGNTGNGNVGFGNGGLGGDNNIGIGLGGSNQLGFGGLNSGTGNTGLFNSGSDNTGFGNSGTGNFGLGNSGSFNTGFGNSGRANTGFYNAGIVNTGIGNVGNYNTGNYNVGNFNTGDFNPGDTNTGSYNTGNINTGWANTGDLNTGAFNIGDMNNGFFGRGDGAGNAGFSYTMTIPEIPINLPLSVPLHIPVEGRTTEIVLAPFKIPAIPLDFPALSGTVGPIQMPPIRVTGPFISITVGSPETRLGVSVAGGVGPINIPIINIPATPGFGNSTDAPSSGFFNSGRGGTSGFGNFGPDTSGFFNFTRNLGSSGLLNAGLLQSGIHNFGNSISGFENTSNLDLEFRALNSGLGNVGSRLSGIFHNSSGASTFNLGSANGGGLNFGSANLGSFNLGNGNIGGFNIGDANHGSANFGFANFGDNNFGFGNLGDFNLGFGNTGVGNIGFGNTGDYNIGFGNTGSGNIGLANTGNGNSGVGFTGSNLFGFGGLNSGTNNTGLFNSGDGNTGFFNSGEGNFGIGNTGSYNTGIGNTSTANTGIGNTGSFNTGLFNSGSLNTGLSNAGSTNTGNLNTGGLNTGDFNTGSGNTGYYNNGNLNTGAFNSGNRNNGYFWRADDRGQFGFDFGITMPGIPLNIGVNVDLAIPVTGFIDGIAVQPFSMDVPIDLNLFIDLPSPIPNVTIPLGDGESITVEIPKIVINRFDLTGFNVGNVGGIPFSRMHIEIINNVGPISVPILHIPAAPGVGNSTINPTSGFFNSGPGAGSGFFNAGQFISGFSNEGGRFLSGFENIGQLTSGMGNIGNIVTGWYNTSTAGLTGALLSGIGNVGSRLAGFLLSGTGQ